Sequence from the Thermococcus nautili genome:
GACCGTCTTCGGAAAGAGAACTCGGACGTTCAGCGTTCCGGGATAGGGCTCAAATCCAAGGTACTCCCTAATCAGAGGCGCGTACTGCCTGACGTAGTAGGCACCCTCCCCGAGGCCTGAAACAACCTCCCCGACAATTACGCCGGTCGAAAGGGCCTTTGAAATCTCGTCGCAGAGCCTCTGAAGGAAGCTTGCCCCCTCCGGTGTTACCTCTATGAGTGTCTTTTTACCCTCCACGTTTCTCTCGATTAATCCCTCTTCCTCCATCTCCCTGAGGAGCCTCAAAACGGTTTGAGGTGAGACCTCAAGCTCGTCCGCGAGCTCCCTTACAGTAACCCTTGTCATCTTTCCTACCGCTCCCCTTCTCGCGAGGGAAACGAGGAGTTTTATGTTCTTCATCTTCTCACCTTCGAGAGCTTATCGGCAATCCTGAGCGGTTTTGGATAGCCTTCACCAAGTGCCTTCACGACTTCAACCGCCGACCTCAAATCGACCAGATGTCCGACGCTTACATAAGCTTTTCCTACCCTTTCGTAGAGGTTCTCCGGCACACCGCGGAGCGGTCTCTTCGCCACGCCAATGACGGGCCTTCTGAGGATTAGTCCGATGTGGGAGGCCAGCCCGTAGCCCCTCGGGTGCGCCCTCCCGTGGCCCTCAACAAGAAGAACGTCGAAGTCCGCGTTTTTGACGACCCTCAAAACGGGCATCGTCTCCCTGAGGAAGAAATAAGTGGGGATGTAAGGAAAAGCTACCCTGACCCTAACCGTTCTCGTCTCGATTGGCTCGCACTCTGGAAAGGTGCATATTACGAGGGCCGAGACCGCATCATCTTCCCTGTAGGAGACGTCAACCGCCCCGACGGTCTTCACCCTGCTGAGGTCGAGTGGTCTCTCGACTATCCTTCTTGAGAGCCTCCTCTGGAGCTCGGCTATCTTTTTGAGTTTTTCGGTAATTAGGTAATCCTTTAATTCAGTCATTCTTTAGGGCCTTCTCAAGTTTCTCCTCAAGGCTCCTGTTGAGCTTGGCCCTCGTGAGGTCCTCAAGGGTTCTCTCCAGGGCGTAGCGGGCCTGGTCTTGCTTCTGTCTCACGTTAACAAGCCCCTTTGGATACTCAAGCGTTATGAGGGCGTTGTAAACCCTCTCCATCTCGCGGTAAACCGTCTCCGCGGTGTCGAGGTCTCCCTCAAGGAGCCTGTGGAGGAAGTACCTCCTGAGCTCACCTATGAAGTCCCCAACGCCGAGAACGTAGTCCGCCTCGGGAACACCGAGCTCACCTGGAGTTGGATAGGGCCTTCCGCGAACGTAGCTGAGGAGGAGGGACGCTTCAACGAACTCCTGGTGGGCGGTCTGAACGTAGCCGGAGTAGTAGAGGTCCGGGTGGTTTTTCAGCGTCTCCCTCAGCAAGTTCACCCGCTTTCCGGCTTCGCTCAACCGTTCCTCCGCAAGGTTTAAGTCGTTCCGGTGGACGGCTTTGACGGCGTCCCCGCTGAGTCTCACTATTTCCCTCGTGACCTTGAGCGCCTCTTCCCTCAGGGAATCCTTCTCATCAAGAACCTTTCTAACTGACTCGATTATCGCCTCTATCTCCATGTTCCCACCAGAGGAAGTTGGAGAACGGACTTAAAAATGTGGGCCCGACCCATCCCCCACCATCATCGAAGGCGTCGCCAGTCTCCGGCGGTCCGGAGGAGGCGGGCCCTGTCCGCCCGGCATCGTCCACGGGACTTCATCGAAGGCTCAGCCCACTCCGTCCGGCGGGCCAACCGGGCGGGACCGTCGTAGAAAATTCTTCGGCCAAAATTTTAAGACTTTCGAAGTTAATAACTCTCAGGAATGTTAGTTTTCCTAATTCATGCCGAAAATTATATAAGTAGTTCACCTGACCCGGCTTTGCTAAAAGGAAAGGTGGTGACGCTCATGGCTGAGAAGGTTAGGAACATCGTCGTTGAGGAGCTCGTCAGGACTCCGGTCGAGATGCAGGAGGTCGAGCTCGTCGAGAGGAAGGGCATCGGCCACCCCGACAGCATAGCCGATGGTATAGCCGAGGCCGTCAGCAGGGCCCTCAGCAGGGAGTACATCAAGAGATACGGCATAATCCTCCACCACAACACCGACCAGGTCGAGGTCGTTGGAGGTAGGGCCTACCCGCAGTTCGGCGGCGGTGAGGTCATCAAGCCGATTTACATCCTCCTCTCCGGAAGGGCCGTCGAGATGGTTGACCGTGAGTTCTTCCCGGTTCACGAGATAGCGATAAAGGCCGCGAAGGACTACCTCAAGAAGGCCGTCAGGCACCTCGACGTCGAGAACCACGTCATTATTGACTCCCGCATAGGACAGGGTAGCGTTGACCTCGTTGGAGTCTTCAACAAGGCCAAGGAGAACCCGATTCCGCTCGCCAACGACACCAGCTTCGGTGTCGGCTACGCCCCGCTCAGCGAGACCGAGAAGATAGTCCTCGAGACCGAGAAGGTTCTCAACAGCGACGAGTTCAAGAAGGAGTGGCCGGCCGTCGGCGAGGACATCAAGGTCATGGGCCTTAGGAAGGGCGACGAGATTGACCTCACCATAGCGGCAGCAATAGTTGACAGCGAGGTCGCGAACCCCGACGAGTACATGGCCGTTAAGGAGGCCATCTACCAGAAGGCCAAGGAGATAGTTGAGGCCCACACTGAGAGGAAGGTCAACATCTACGTCAACACCGCCGACGACCCGAAGAACGGAATCTACTACATCACCGTCACCGGAACGAGCGCCGAGGCAGGCGACGACGGTA
This genomic interval carries:
- a CDS encoding methionine adenosyltransferase; the protein is MAEKVRNIVVEELVRTPVEMQEVELVERKGIGHPDSIADGIAEAVSRALSREYIKRYGIILHHNTDQVEVVGGRAYPQFGGGEVIKPIYILLSGRAVEMVDREFFPVHEIAIKAAKDYLKKAVRHLDVENHVIIDSRIGQGSVDLVGVFNKAKENPIPLANDTSFGVGYAPLSETEKIVLETEKVLNSDEFKKEWPAVGEDIKVMGLRKGDEIDLTIAAAIVDSEVANPDEYMAVKEAIYQKAKEIVEAHTERKVNIYVNTADDPKNGIYYITVTGTSAEAGDDGSVGRGNRVNGLITPNRHMSMEAAAGKNPVSHVGKIYNLLSMLIANDIAEQVEGVEEVYVRILSQIGKPIDEPLVASVQIIPKKGYSIDVLQKPAYEIADEWLANITKIQKMILDDKLNVF
- a CDS encoding DUF120 domain-containing protein codes for the protein MKNIKLLVSLARRGAVGKMTRVTVRELADELEVSPQTVLRLLREMEEEGLIERNVEGKKTLIEVTPEGASFLQRLCDEISKALSTGVIVGEVVSGLGEGAYYVRQYAPLIREYLGFEPYPGTLNVRVLFPKTVFDALCNARPVIIPGFTKEGRTFGDVKAYRVRIDGVEGAIVVPSRTVHPPKIAEIVAPVNLRKKLGLNDGDRIRIEVVE
- a CDS encoding translin family protein, translated to MEIEAIIESVRKVLDEKDSLREEALKVTREIVRLSGDAVKAVHRNDLNLAEERLSEAGKRVNLLRETLKNHPDLYYSGYVQTAHQEFVEASLLLSYVRGRPYPTPGELGVPEADYVLGVGDFIGELRRYFLHRLLEGDLDTAETVYREMERVYNALITLEYPKGLVNVRQKQDQARYALERTLEDLTRAKLNRSLEEKLEKALKND
- a CDS encoding endonuclease V — its product is MTELKDYLITEKLKKIAELQRRLSRRIVERPLDLSRVKTVGAVDVSYREDDAVSALVICTFPECEPIETRTVRVRVAFPYIPTYFFLRETMPVLRVVKNADFDVLLVEGHGRAHPRGYGLASHIGLILRRPVIGVAKRPLRGVPENLYERVGKAYVSVGHLVDLRSAVEVVKALGEGYPKPLRIADKLSKVRR